Below is a window of Quercus robur chromosome 6, dhQueRobu3.1, whole genome shotgun sequence DNA.
TGGCCATGATCCCCAGAAACAACTTGTTCCTATGTATCCCTTTAAACACATTCTTCTTCTCAAGCTTTCTTGCATTGAATTCATTGAACACTTGACAAAGAACAAAAGTGTTAAAGATCAAGGTGTCATTTACCTTCTCGGTCACACCGAAGATTGATTCACCTTTGAATTGCAAGGTCAAGAGAACGATAATCTGATAGAAAGCTTGAGCTAAGAGATTTCTCCACATTATGTTGGTAATAAGTGGTTCAGTTCGACCTATTGGTGGCTTTGTCATCAACTCTTCGGTGGGCTTCTCTGTTGCAAGAGCTAGAGCACCCAATGTATCCATAATTAGGTTCACCCATAATAACTGAACTGCTGTTAATGGGACTTTTCCAGCTGAGACAGCTGCCACAAAGTTTATCGCAAGAGCAGCAACATTCACGGTGAGTTGGAACTGAATGAACTTTTGGATGTTGTTGTACACACATCTTCCCCACCTTAAAACTGTAGCAACAGAGGCAAAGTTGTCATCCAAAATGACAATATCTGAGCTCTCCTTGGCCACTTCGGTGCCCTGAATTCCCATTGAAAGTCCTACGTCAGCTTCTTTCAATGCTGGTGCATCATTTGTGCCATCTCCAGTGACTGCAACAACATGACCTTTTTGTTTCAAACATTCTACCATCAATAGCTTGTCGAAGGGAGAGGATCTTGCCATCACACAAATTTTATCAACTCTCTCCATTCTCTCCTCAGGTGTGTAGTTTCTGAATTCGACACCTTCCACCACTGCTTCACTCATGTCTTGATCAAACCTCAGTATTCCACATTCAGTGGCAATAGCTTTTGCTGTGAAAACATTGTCTCCAGTGATCATTTTGATGTTCACACCTGCATTTTGGCAATCTTCCACAGCTTTCTTTACCCCTGGACGACAGGGGTCCTTAATACCCACCAGTCCTAATAGGGTCAAACCTTcttcttctatctttttttgTTCGGAATCATGTTCTTGATCTTCTTCTGAAACTTGCATATGTGCAAAAGCAATGCATCGGAGGCTACTGGCAGCCATACCTTGaataattttctcaaatttcatCTTTTCACCATCATCTAGATCTTTCATAATTCCAGAAGCATCATAGTAACTTGAACACATTTTCAATATCATCTCTGCAGCTCCTTTCCAATGTACATGGATTGTATTGTCTGCATTTCTCCTCATCAGGACTccgcttcttttcttttgagaattgAATGCTTCAACATGAAGAATCTTGCTACTTTGCATCAATTGTTCCATTTCCATGCTAAGCTCCAGAACAGCCCATGAAAGAATTGCTTGCTCAGTGGGACTACCTGAGAACTCAATTTCAGATCCTGAAGCAGGCTTGTAAACACTACCAGTTGTGTTTAGAGAAACTCCTTCTTGTAGCAGTTTGAGAAAATATGGAGCAATTGATGAGTAAGTAGCTGGTACAAAAGATTCTTTCCCTAGCCAAAACTTAGTCACCTTCATTTTATTCAGAGTGAGGGTGCCTGTTTTGTCAGTACAAATGGTGGTGGCAGACCCCATGGTCTCACAAGCAGAGAGCTTTCGCACCATAGCCTGATCAGCCATCATTCTTTTCATGGAATAAGCAAGTGTAAGCGTCACAGCCAGAGGCAAACCTTCTGGAATTGCAACCACGACTATAGTAACTGCAGCAGCAACAATCCCCACCACAGCATTTAGTATGTCATTGACCTTGGTGCTGCTGCCATTGAACTCTTTATTTCCATTCTCATCTTCAGTATTCCCTGTGAAATATCGAACCAACAAGACTACAAGAACTAGGAAAGCAACTGCCAAACCAACCTTACCTATTGATGAAGTTAGCCTGTTGAGCCGAACTTGTAAAGGTGTTTGTTCATTGGTGTCGCGGCTGATTGAGCTCATCATCTCTCCCCATATCGTGTTCATCCCAACCGAAGTGACTAGCATCCGAGCATAGCCATCAACCACCTTAGTAccagaaaacaaaaatggatGACTGCAATTTACTTCTACATGGTCACTTTCCCCTGTCATGCTAGATTCGTCCACTTGCAATGAATGTCCGTCTAAGAATAGCCCATCTGCTGGAACTTGATCTCCAATCTTTAAGCAAATGACATCTCCAACGACAATTTCAAATATTGAAATCTGTTGACGTCTCCCAGCTCTTACAACTTCAATTTGGATATTGTTGCTAACTTTGGATAACTTGTCAAATTGTCTGTTTTGCCTAAAGTTACTTGTGGTAGAAACAGCAATGACAAGAAATATAGCAACAAATATGCTTCCACCGTCATACCATCCTTCTTTTATTCCTTTCTCTTTGATGCCAAACACAAGAGAAAGTACAGCACAGCCTAGAAGGATGAGAATGGTAAGATCCTTGAAGGCTTCCACTATAAAATGGAAGAAGCTCTTTGTAGGCGGTCTTTTGTAAGTGTTTGAGCCAAAAGCCTCATGTCGGTGAGCAATGTCTTCAACATTGCCGTGAATCCCGCATTCAACATTTGTTTCAAGACTAGATGCCACTCCATCAACTCCTCCAACAATTTGGAGCTTTtcaatgtttttctcttttacaAGCTCAGTAAGACTTGATTGGTCAATTTTGTTGAGACTCGATTGATCAGTCTCCCACCTGTTGTCTGGATTGAGATCCAAACTTACGAAAGATGGACAGGGTGGAATCTTGGCATTATTCTTCTTTGGTAGTGAGGCTCTAGAATAATAGATGGAAACAAAAGCCGACAGCCATCTCTTTTTGGGTTCTCTAAGGATGTTTGGTACACGAAGTAAATACAGAATCTGCTCCAAGTTTTCTAGGATATTAGTACTAGCCATGGTTCAGAAATCACAGGATGAATGTAAATTTAGCAGCTCACTAAAAATAATCTCTTTAAGAAAGCTAGGAATTGACAATGTAGTAATTACAAGGAAAGAAAAGCAAACATTTTCAGGAGTAAATTATAAAAGGATGAATGAGCAAAAAGGGTTTtaggtaattaaaaaaattaaagcaaaagAATTACTATAGAGATTTGGTTTATGAAATAAGGGTTTGTTTGGCtaactttattttaattaacttgagtaggtatgattttttaaaaacaataaaaaaaattatacaattgtaatttttaaaaacttgaaagTTGGAATGAGTTGtgtggaatggaatggaatataGGAGTAAAGTAAAATGAAGCAAATTACTATAGAGAATTGGATTAAGAAAGCAAGGGATTGACAAAATGTAGTAgtaagaaagaaataatattttcgTACGAGTAAATATGAAGCAGGGGAATGATATTAGGAAATAAATACTGGAGCAataattaatgtaaaaaaaaagagaatggaGATATGTAGATCGAGATGCCAAATTGGATAAAACAGTCTAAAGAATAAGACCTGAAACTTGAAGGCTGGAACCGGGGTTTGGAAAGCAGAGCAGAAGTAAATTTGGATGGCTATAGGGATCTGTGTTTTGGAAAGCAACGCAAGGATTTGACAAAAATGTAGTAGTAATCAACAAGGTTATTAAACCCggaccggaccgtacggtccgaccgGAAAACCCGGGAACCGTTCAGATTCACGGTCCATTTAAGGTAAGGAACCGTTCCATGCGAAAAAAGCATGGAACCGTCCGGACCGCGGTCCGACCGTCCGGGTCTGTGAACCGTGACCGGTTCACACGGTTCGGACGGTTCCCTAatttcagccttttttttttttttttttttttttttttttttttttttttaaccctctCTCAAAAATCACTCTTAGCCTCACTTTGAAACCCTCTCTCAATCACTCTCAATCCTcactctctcaagtctcaatcaCTCTCTCGTTTCTGCCTCTCCCTCGTCACCGTTGCACTGTCGCAGCTCAGCCCAGATTTCTTCCTCAATCCTCActctctcaatcactctctcCCTCGTCGCCGTCGCACTGTTGCAGCTCAGCCCAGATCTCTTCCTCACTCTCTCAAAGTCTCAATCACTCTCTCGTCTCTACCTCTCTCCCTCGTTGCCGTCGCAGCTCAACCCAGATTGCAGCTCACTCTCTCACGCTCATCTCTGCCTCTCTCCCTCGTCCCTGTCGCAGCTCACTTTGTGCCTCGTCGCCGTTGCCGTCGTTGGTACTTTaatctgttttttctttgttaatattTGCAAGTTGATTGTGGATGATGATATAGATTTGAAGTGTTGGTGTGTAAATTGATTTGGGTCAATTGAAAATTGATTGTGGATGATGATATAGATCTGAAGTGTTGGTGTATGTGAAGACAAGGCTTGTGATATTATTGTAATTGTGAAAATTGATTTGGGTCAATTGGTGTTTCTGTCTGCCAAAATTACTTTGTTGTGTCTGCAACTTCTTgctgcatgttttttttttttttttttttgtattttttattgctGTTGGTTTCAATAATATTTACATTATTCTCAAATCATTTGCCCCATTACTAAAAGCAATCTCAACATAATTGAAATCCCATAATTAACATAGCATCTGAATATGCTAGATTTCAAATTTACTTAACTACAGCTATCAGaccacatattaataaaaaaataaaaagagaagaagaaaaatgaccCTCAAGAATAGAACAGGTGGACCATGGACCTGTTTCAAAATGAGTTCAGTGATAGAACAGGCAGACGCCTTATAGTATCTTAACTAGCTTTTTCTTATGATGGTGTCCTGAAAACAATTGGCCCTAATGTCTCACATACTTGACAAGCacaatgaagaagaaatgactaatcaaaatgtgaaacaaaagtAAGCTAATAGCTAGTCAAAgtgagaagaagcaaaaacaGTGTGAAACAAAAGTAAGCTAATAGCTAGTCAAAgtgagaagaagcaaaaacaGTAATACAAGTACCAATGACTTGCAGAAACCCTGTGCTTTCCCAGATAAGAAGACATTATTCTCAGAAACCCTATGCTTTCCCAGCAATACAAgttaattatttagtttttttttttttttttgggtctgttGCATAATGAGTAGGTTCTGTGGAAAGTTGAAAAGGAAAAGTGAATGTGGGATTAGGATGTTTTAGGGATCAGTTTTTGTATTATGGTTCAATTAACTTGTGGAAAGGATGTTacatttgaaaagtttttttgtcTAGTGACTTGTTTCTTTCATGcatttttgatgggaaggagtTTTTTTTGTCTAGTGTGTAACAATGTGTAATTGTGTACtgtatttttgtaagttttatgtattttttagaaataagctTTTCTAAATGAATTAggctattttagttaatttttctatttttttttattaatttaatgtttttatatatatatttaaaataattattaaattaattatgacgtcatcacggttcgaccccggttcgacctcggtccAACCTCAAAacccttgaacctctcccttttacggttcaatgaacggtccgggtctgaaaaccttggtAATCAAGGGAAAGAAATATAAGTAAAATATCAAGGACGAATGATCGAAAAAGAttttaggaaagaaaagaagagtggGAGATATGTTGTGGTACCACCAAATGGATAATGTAGTAAAAGTAGTCTACTACAAGGCCTGGAAATTAAAGACGTATGCTGATGTAATGGAGATAGGAGAGGGCATGTCAAAACATTTTATAGTAGTAGTAGTTCATGTTCATGTTCATGTATCCGTGTCGATCGGTCCGTGTTTCCGCGCTGTCAACTTGAAATGTCGGAGCGTTTTTACTTTGCTTTCAGAGCAATGATTTTGTTATGTAGTAGTATTTATTTGGACCCAAATTTCCATAGAATAATGGAAACTTCAGAGTGCTCCCACTTTTGGAGACAGCAACTCAAAGTCAAACTCAATGCCACAGTCAAACGCGCTTATTAAACTCAAGTATCCAATGTTTGATCCCATTCATAGGTTGTGATATGTGATGCTATTTTGGTTACCCAATTGTTAAAGATCCCAATGTTTAATTGGATTTGGAACTTCTTCAAATCATTGATCAACTTTTAatattgtttgataaaatgttattctaaataatttatggattttattaacaaatactctaaggatatttgtttaaatttttttttaataaattttttttattatgagaaatgaaaataaaaattacagttttttttatttatattttcataataattatatcaaaagtcaaaacttttctaaaatttttcattaataaatgcCCTAAGGTGCTCATTAACGGACTCATAATTTTATATGTTCCATGGATAAAATGTGGATGAAGTTACTTTTTGATAAGTTAAGAGAGGAGCAAAAAGACTTTTTGAGGACAAAGGTATTTTCTTAGAGGATAGGAATGTTACGTGgcttatttgtatttttataatataagcAATGTTTGTAGTCTGTTGTGATTACTTCAAATTAGTTACATTAGATTAGGAATATGTTATAACAAattcaaataagtttttttttttttttttttttagcaaaaacgaTAGTAGATTTTATTTATACAGAATCACGTTATACTATGGGGTAGAAAAAAGATGGGCATTCTTCTAACCAAACAATggtctcctctttctcttttgcaGTATTAGCCAAAGCTAGAACAACACAATTACATTGTAAAggaatactaaaaaataaataaaatcaaaactatCTCTAATCAAGGTAACATCTTCAAGGATCCAAACAACCTCAAGTGAGCAAATTCTATTAGAGAGTTTAGAAGATCAACAAGTTCAGCAGAGTTGCATTCCACTTCCATTTTGAAAATCTAGTATTTTGATAGAATTATAAAGCTATCCTCATCACAAAAGCCGATGTACAAAGGGAATTCAAATAAGTTAACTTGGCTTACAATGCATTACAATtagttttattgataataaattatatgaggccagtgtttatttttatttagttcaaAGTTACTCTTGTATAATTCAAATGTGGATGATAAATAAAGATTAATCATGATTTTTCAAATTACAAATGTTTAGTTAGTCTAACTTGgaaatttagatttttctttaagatcctcaagaaaaaagaaaagatttttcCTTAAGAAAGCCttactttttttcctctcaactaaaatagaaaaaacaatagaattgtcaaaaaaaaaaaaaaatccacataacaCTCAAAAATCAATCCATTACTCATTGCATTAAGTAAGCTCATAAGACCTTTACTCTGAAACACCCATAAAGCTTAGGTTGGGGCAGGAGCTTctatttatgtttgaatttgttgaaaaatattgcCGTAGTAAGGTTTACGCAAATAAGATGGTCATTAGTtgttcaatttctttttcttttcttttttttttcttttttgtgagaATTTATTAGCAGTTCAACTTCCAAATTCAAGAGTAACTTCGTCTTCCCCCAATTTCgaagaaggaaataaatttCAATCTTTATGACATGGCAATTGGTATGAAAAAATGAAGTAAATAcacccctcaaaaaaaaaaaaaaaaaatcccttctcCAAATATTAAATCAAAGCTGAAAATAgcaataaataaaggaaaattattgtgtagtCCCGAAGTAGAAGGTCAGCATACTGATCTTGTACTCCTAGCTAATAAGAGCATGCCAGCACATAACCTCAGCGGGACTGCCAACTCAAGTGCTCTGTTAACGTCTGTTaacttttggaaatttttttaggacCCTTTTAGTTTCACTTTTAATTTGAAAACAGGGGCGCTCTCACATACGattcctctcttcctctccccTGAACGACTTAAGTACTGTGGGCTGTTCCTCTCTCATCTCCGCCAGCATCGTGGAAGTTCACTGTGCGGCCACCTTGCAGTGGTTGGTTCGGTTCGTTCTCTAATGACGTTTTGGTATTCGTTTAAAATGAAAACCGATCTAGCCCAAACGAAAACGAAGGCCCCTCTGGACTCTTCTTTGAATGGATGAATCCACTTTCCCTTTCTGTTGGTTAGATGAAATTCCTAGATTTTCTTCTCCCACAAAATTTTCTACCATAGGTATTcttaattgtttattattttaaatttctatttgTGTTTGCTTGTCTTTGATTTCCTTTGATACCCATGTTCATCTCTTTGATGATTATGGTTAGTATTTGATGGACTGATGTGTCTTGAATTATTTTTGTACTAGGTATTTTAGAATTCATGGCTAATTGGCTATACAACTCTAGCTCATTCCTTATGTACTTCgattgtttgataaaattccCCAATGAAAAGACTGtcatttttaaagaattttggTATAGACCTTCATGAAACTTGCTTATTACCGTCAAAAAAGCTTGATTTAATTATCATAACTCATTCTTGGACATGTTATTGATAGTGCTTGGACATATTGGAGTTCACCTGTGATGTTTATTAATAACTGTAAATTTCACTTATGCTATTTTGTATTAATCATgtgatgaatatatatatatatatatatatatatatattcatacatTATTTAGTGTTGATATTCAATCATTATGCAAAAGAAGTTCAAACTTTAGAGAAGCAAAATGAGCAAAGGTGGAAAGAAAGGTTTCACAACTACAAAAATCTAGAAGGATATTTCGATGGATAGCTGAAAAATAAGTCTGATGATACTTTCATTTGTGGAAACAATTATACTTTCTACATTGAAGCCTTGCTGCCTAGCTTTCTTTTAGGAATcctttgtttttacttttcGGTTTTCATCTTCCAAAGTGAATTTGTTTTTAGATTGCTTTAGTTTGAAAGAAACTACTTTTTGTACTTACAGATTTACTCAAATTTGACTTGGAGCCCATGGAAAGTTATCTACTAATTTTATATGCTTAGTTTCTTGTTCTCAAGGATTATTTACTTTAtacatttcattcatttatttttctttaaattagtTTGTCAACCATATAGAAAAGTTACAAAAGTAAGACATAGGCAATGGCCACTATGAACTAAGTAAGAGAGTTCATAaggtattttttattatagttgAAGACAAgtaaaacttattattataGTTGTTCTCTACTTTGAAACTAGAATTGCAATGGTGCCTGTACAAAAATTGTCATGAGAACACTTATTCTTGTAATGTATatgatttttgaactaaaagaatgtctcgtCTTATTTTAGTCTCTTGTAACTTTTGGAAGCATTTGGAGGAAGCGTATATTATGGTAACAATTTTTTGATGTGGAATTGTCCAATTTTAATGTAATAACCTTCTAAAACATTTAGAAGATTTGTTgaattctatgttttttttcccccaatatGGTATAGAAATTAAATGTGAGAATTGTGTTATTATGGTTAATGGTCTTGCTTCATAGTCATGACCAAGGGAATTACCCTGTAATTAACCTGATAACCAAATCCaataattcttaaaaataaagtcAGTAATAGTCGGCAATGAAGATACAAACTCACATTATATTAAGAATTTTGAAATTACAAGAATTTACAAATTCACATTGCATACGTACTTTGAAGTTACAAGAATTTGTACTAGACATGGAGGGGAGAATTTTTGGAAATAATCTGAATGCTTTATTATTCAAATCTCatccttaaaaataatttttgttacaagCTAATTATCATATGCATCACAATGACATAAAGGAACCACTCCAACTAGGTTATCCAAGTTGCCATTCGTCTGGATCTTCTGCTGCAAAATATTCATGCCACAAAGATAAGCAACACTTCACAACATTATATAACGAGGCAtaaaactcaatccaaacaggaatgacaaaaataaaagtaaaataatgtaattttaattGACATAAGGACAATAAATTCCATCAACTTATGATTTTGACTAACAATTGATTTTGATACAACAACTAATACACTGTTACTGAGGCATAGAAATATAATTTACAATACAAGCCCTCAGGTAATTCGCCTGCTTTACATTAATCCCAGCTATACCTAAATGGAACACAAGGCACTAATATCACTCTCCACTGATCATAGCTAACTGAAAAGGGACCCTCTTAATTTCCACAAACGTCAAATAAGAATTTTGAGTTTACACAAGGCTGCATGTTAGCACTTGAGTAGTCAGAACTTTACACGATAGCATAAACAATAAGAATTTTGAGTTTGATACTGCACCTGAGCAATGTGTTTGGCAGAGATGAGTTAAACCATAACAAAAGATGCATGCCACCCTTGCTTTAGGCCAAATATTTCTAGTAAACCATCATCAACATGGGCCTCATCAAAGCCTCTCTggtaataaaccaaaaaaatataagagtAAAAGTAAGAATCCTACACTTGGAACCAacactctttaaaaaatatactttcacCAAGGAACCATCAATTTGACATTTGACTGTAGAACATACTTGCATATACAGAGTAACAAAGACCAAGTAGttgagaaacaaaagaaaagaaacaggCATTTACCTGAAATATAGctccaaagaaaaataataaaagagcttcataacaaatttataaaaataaaaaaataaattaaaaaaatcaataaagaaacaaaagctAAGCATTGCCTCCTTTCCAAAGGGAGGAGGTGCAATTTGAGTACAACAGATGCATTTCCATGCATTGTTGTAGcatataaatataagaaaatacatCCCTAAAAGGGCTGATAAGCTACATTAATTTACTTACGAATTCCGGTAATACTCTCACAAGTACTTAGGCTTTAAATAAATGGAAACTACTAAATCAATAATAGATTCACTGCAAAACAGCAAATacttcactcaaaaaaaaaaaaaaaaaaaaaaaaaaaaaaaaaaaaaaaaaaaaaccttatagcACTGCAAAATAAGGATTTGGCTCTGTCTCAGAAAGCTAGACAAGGATTTGGCTCATTGTGGCCTAAGAAACATTTAAACAAACACTCACCAGCCACAAGTTACttcacaaaattacaaatccAACACCCAATTGGGTAAAAAATGCAAATCCAAAACACATTACAACCTAAACCCCAAATTACATGTAGCCTCACTAATGCAGCGTAGgcgtgtagaagcagaatctataacacacaaatactacaactcttccaCTATACTTAAGTTCTACAAGAACATTAGGCTAataggcaaaataatagagaaaacatttctagcaaacttttattcaaaaacacacataacATCAATAACctctctataaagagtatttataggaatagaatttctcctactccttttaagaaaaaaaataataaacctacttctacttgagaaaggaaaaacaatttaactaggaaaagaaaaacaattaaaaccccaatttaactaggaaaaggattttaattcaaaatactagagtaaataaatcctaattcaaataggaaaaggaaaataataaaaactcttTGTTCTTCGTAACGTGATTTGCATCACTCACCAGCCACAACTTACACAACAACATTACAGATCCAAACACCCAATTGGGTAACAATTACAAATCCAAATCACATTACAATCAAAACCCCAAACAGTAGATTTATCCCAAAAATATGAGATTCAAATCATCAATAATTACAGTATAAGAAATTTCCAcaaaagataattttaaaaaaattgtactcataatttaaaaaaaattgtactcaCAGCTTATGCCTTTACAAATAGCTATACCCGTGAATGAGGCTTGGAGTGGTGGATTAGAAGAGGACAGAGGGGCTTTCGTTTTCGTTTGGGCTAGATCAGTTTTCGTTTTAAACGAATACCGAAACGGCATCAGAGAACGAACTGAACCAACCACGGCAAGGTGGCCGCACAGTGAACTTCCATGATGCTGACGCAGATGAGAGAGGAACAGCCCATGGTACTTGAGCCGTTGTTCATGGGAGAGGAATCGTATGTGAGAGCGCCcctattttcaaattaaaagtgaaactaaaaatttttaaacGTTAACAGAGCACCTGAGTTGGCAATCCTGCTGAGGTAAGCAAGTTATTATACGTTGGCATGCACCTATTGGCTGGGAGTAACTGACCTTGTACTCTGAGACTACATAATAATTTCccatgaataaaaaagaattatgtaACTGCCCCCAAATTCAGTGTTGACTAGAGAGTAgtatttaacaaataaaaggtttgtagtttctcaaaataaataaataaaaggtctATTTgattgtgttgtttaaacaacagttttcattgtttaaacaatacaacatatattttcacaacacttttttacccacacgtatttccacaatgttactagaacaatattaccaaacgGATCATTTGTGACAAAACAACTTTAAATAAAAAGTTCTTTAGTGGTTGGAGCATTTATAACAAATTATCGTCAtaaagtgcttttttttttttttttttttttttttgagaatcaagacCAATCTTTATTAACTATGGCTATGAAAATCAGCCTGCAGTACATCTACAATTTTTGGTGGTAAATCTTCCATCCAGACTtgtaaagaagaaaatgaaattgcTTGTCTCACTAGCGAGTGAGGTACAGTATTACAGTGCCTTCATACAGGAGAATATGAtaagtttgaaaaataagaGGCTAAACACTGTATGTCTTTCACAAtgcactcatgtatattctatGACTTgcgaaatacaatacaatcattcagtatttctaacagaGTACATCTTCATGTTGTGATTGGCAACGTTCACAGTGTTCATCAATAAGAATTTTTCATCTCATCAAGTTCTGTTTCATAGGTAGGGAATTTTTCGTTGCTCTCCATGCCAAGTTTTTTACTTTGCTTGGTACTTTTAAATTCCATATCCCTTGCCATAGTGGTTGTAGCAACTGTGTTTCGGATTGCCCAGGTTGTTGATATTGAGCTTCCATCTACAGAAATTTGTATCCTGATTTGACTAGGTGAGGCCAGGTTAGTTTATCAGGTTGGTTTGTATGGCAGAGAGGCATATTCTTCACCACGATTGCTTCAAAACTCAGCAGTGTTGCTTCTATCAAATCTATTTTCTAGCTCCTTCGGTCTTCATCAATGAATTTACTCACCTTAGCATCCATCAGGCCTTCCACTCTTTGCGATAGAATTTTTGGGGAGTGTTTTTGAGGCACCAACGATCTCCCCAAATAGCCACTGATTTCCCTTCCCCAATTCTCTAGCTTGTCCCCCTATTAATGACATCTCTCCCCCTAATAATGCTTTTCCATGCATAAGATGACGAATTTGGACATGTGGCTTCCATAATTGAACAATGTGGGAAAATTTTCGCTTCAAAAATCTGGTAAAACAGCGAAGATTTATCATGTAGGAGGCGCCAAGTCTGCTAAGCCAGTAGTGCATCATTGAACCTTGATAGGTCCTTGAAACCCATACCACCTTGCGTCTTCGGCTTACATAAATCTTCCCATTTAATCCAATGGACCTTTCAGCTATCCCCCCTTTGTCCCCAAAATATTCTTCGAATGAGAGCTTCAATATCATGACACAAGCCAACTGGGAGTTTAAAGCAGGACATCGTATATGTAGAGAGTGCTTGAGCTACCACCTTAATTTAAA
It encodes the following:
- the LOC126689535 gene encoding putative calcium-transporting ATPase 13, plasma membrane-type, with the protein product MASTNILENLEQILYLLRVPNILREPKKRWLSAFVSIYYSRASLPKKNNAKIPPCPSFVSLDLNPDNRWETDQSSLNKIDQSSLTELVKEKNIEKLQIVGGVDGVASSLETNVECGIHGNVEDIAHRHEAFGSNTYKRPPTKSFFHFIVEAFKDLTILILLGCAVLSLVFGIKEKGIKEGWYDGGSIFVAIFLVIAVSTTSNFRQNRQFDKLSKVSNNIQIEVVRAGRRQQISIFEIVVGDVICLKIGDQVPADGLFLDGHSLQVDESSMTGESDHVEVNCSHPFLFSGTKVVDGYARMLVTSVGMNTIWGEMMSSISRDTNEQTPLQVRLNRLTSSIGKVGLAVAFLVLVVLLVRYFTGNTEDENGNKEFNGSSTKVNDILNAVVGIVAAAVTIVVVAIPEGLPLAVTLTLAYSMKRMMADQAMVRKLSACETMGSATTICTDKTGTLTLNKMKVTKFWLGKESFVPATYSSIAPYFLKLLQEGVSLNTTGSVYKPASGSEIEFSGSPTEQAILSWAVLELSMEMEQLMQSSKILHVEAFNSQKKRSGVLMRRNADNTIHVHWKGAAEMILKMCSSYYDASGIMKDLDDGEKMKFEKIIQGMAASSLRCIAFAHMQVSEEDQEHDSEQKKIEEEGLTLLGLVGIKDPCRPGVKKAVEDCQNAGVNIKMITGDNVFTAKAIATECGILRFDQDMSEAVVEGVEFRNYTPEERMERVDKICVMARSSPFDKLLMVECLKQKGHVVAVTGDGTNDAPALKEADVGLSMGIQGTEVAKESSDIVILDDNFASVATVLRWGRCVYNNIQKFIQFQLTVNVAALAINFVAAVSAGKVPLTAVQLLWVNLIMDTLGALALATEKPTEELMTKPPIGRTEPLITNIMWRNLLAQAFYQIIVLLTLQFKGESIFGVTEKVNDTLIFNTFVLCQVFNEFNARKLEKKNVFKGIHRNKLFLGIMAITIVLQVVMVEFLKKFADTERLNWGQWGVCIGIGIVSWPIGCIVKWIPVPHTPLLNYLRMK